One part of the Bacillus sp. FJAT-45350 genome encodes these proteins:
- a CDS encoding HAMP domain-containing sensor histidine kinase, giving the protein MKNHKLVNLQWQYMRNSVWISLLTGVFIVFVLTYGEQQGFAVLFQKKLLGTPLFLLIPFVCISIGSIFGYLIGNGVKKRLEQLTEGTMAYERGNFAHRISELGHDEIGVMGQRMNTMATRIEEQVASLQRLSAERSRWQETIKQTAVSEERQRLARDLHDAVSQQLFAISMMTAALKTTLKKDPVKGEKQIELVETMAATAQSEMRALLLHLRPTHLEGKKLKQGIEELLTELKSKNELAITWKIDELTDHIAKGIEDHLFRIVQEGLSNILRHAKAKKVELQLRESNEQIRLKIIDNGVGFDTSTKKTGSYGLQTMRERVYEVGGVFEIVSIKGKGTQIEAVIPIVKERA; this is encoded by the coding sequence ATGAAGAATCATAAATTAGTCAATTTACAATGGCAATATATGCGTAACTCTGTTTGGATTAGCTTACTAACAGGTGTATTTATTGTTTTTGTTTTAACATATGGTGAACAGCAAGGGTTTGCTGTTTTGTTTCAAAAAAAGCTCCTCGGGACACCACTTTTTTTACTGATTCCCTTCGTATGTATTAGTATTGGCTCTATCTTTGGTTATTTAATTGGGAATGGAGTAAAAAAACGATTAGAACAATTAACCGAAGGAACGATGGCGTATGAACGAGGAAACTTTGCCCATCGTATTTCAGAATTAGGTCATGATGAGATTGGCGTAATGGGGCAGAGAATGAATACGATGGCGACCCGAATTGAAGAGCAAGTTGCATCCCTCCAAAGGCTATCGGCAGAGCGATCGAGATGGCAGGAAACCATTAAACAAACTGCAGTTAGTGAGGAGAGGCAACGATTAGCAAGAGACTTGCATGATGCGGTCAGCCAACAGCTATTCGCGATTTCAATGATGACAGCAGCATTAAAGACGACGTTGAAGAAAGACCCAGTCAAAGGAGAAAAACAAATAGAATTAGTGGAGACTATGGCAGCCACAGCTCAATCGGAAATGAGAGCGTTGCTATTACATTTAAGACCAACTCATTTAGAAGGAAAAAAGTTAAAGCAAGGAATTGAAGAGTTATTAACTGAACTAAAATCAAAAAACGAATTAGCGATTACTTGGAAAATTGATGAACTTACAGACCATATCGCTAAAGGAATCGAAGACCACCTTTTTAGAATTGTTCAAGAAGGACTTTCGAATATATTACGTCACGCGAAGGCAAAGAAGGTGGAACTTCAATTACGGGAAAGCAACGAGCAAATTCGTTTAAAAATAATAGATAATGGAGTTGGTTTTGATACGTCTACTAAAAAAACGGGCTCATATGGATTACAAACGATGCGTGAACGTGTATATGAAGTAGGGGGAGTATTTGAAATTGTGTCTATTAAAGGAAAAGGAACACAAATTGAAGCGGTGATTCCTATCGTAAAGGAGAGGGCTTGA
- the liaF gene encoding cell wall-active antibiotics response protein LiaF: MKTSRNVLIGMIIILIGVSVLFNTFHLNFNLGSIIGPLIFFVIGLFFYQKQRKVISLIFFLIAVIALFENVFRINIAGILVALAFIYFGYRLLTGSQKRSKEDDDWFSEEIDKTIYEEKSVKQKEEKKKEKILTAPTFKSTFIGDLHLLHHQFELRDMNIRNGIGDIKIDLSKAIIPEGETVVIIQGWIGDIDIYIPYDLDVHVQSMVTIGDLNVLESRQSGFNPTIEYSTSDYKEAERRVKIVLSLFIGDIDVRYV; encoded by the coding sequence GTGAAAACGTCGCGAAATGTATTAATAGGTATGATTATCATTTTAATAGGAGTAAGCGTATTATTTAATACGTTCCATCTTAATTTCAATCTTGGTAGTATAATTGGTCCCCTTATCTTTTTTGTTATAGGTCTTTTTTTCTATCAAAAGCAGCGTAAGGTTATTAGCCTTATCTTCTTTCTAATTGCAGTCATTGCACTATTTGAAAATGTCTTTCGAATCAATATCGCAGGTATATTAGTGGCACTTGCTTTCATTTATTTTGGTTATCGCCTTTTAACAGGTAGTCAAAAGAGAAGCAAAGAGGATGATGACTGGTTTAGCGAAGAAATTGATAAGACAATATATGAAGAAAAAAGTGTGAAGCAAAAGGAAGAGAAAAAGAAGGAAAAGATTCTAACAGCTCCAACCTTTAAAAGTACGTTTATTGGCGATCTTCACCTATTGCATCACCAGTTTGAATTACGTGATATGAATATAAGAAACGGAATTGGCGATATAAAAATTGACCTTTCGAAGGCTATTATTCCTGAAGGAGAAACGGTCGTTATTATTCAAGGGTGGATAGGTGATATAGATATTTATATTCCATATGATTTAGATGTCCATGTACAGTCAATGGTGACAATTGGGGATTTAAATGTTCTAGAAAGTAGACAAAGTGGCTTTAACCCAACCATTGAATATTCAACATCAGATTATAAAGAAGCGGAAAGAAGGGTAAAGATCGTCCTTTCTCTATTTATTGGTGATATTGATGTGAGGTATGTGTAA
- a CDS encoding DUF4097 family beta strand repeat-containing protein, with product MKKIVGILLIFIGAVVGIMTVTQSFSKQVNIQDKQEFGLEQIEKVEIVTSSTDVNIFSTSDSGITVDLHGRSSQGDVDLVTRVVGSTLRVEVSKRNRWFSFGRSHVSLKLDLPEQFQQELHITSSSGDISIHDEVTLDVFSAKMSSGDVKSVRGTINMLTFVSSSGDFNGTQLQTNEISLSSSSGNIVIDGVSGEIRGRTSSGDVFLSYINENGTIDFQTSSGDIELHIPQPSFTLEVNTSSGSVVSNLPISYTSLGKRNYIGTVGDGANQINIRTSSGEVVIR from the coding sequence ATGAAGAAGATCGTCGGCATACTTTTAATTTTTATTGGCGCTGTAGTGGGGATTATGACAGTTACACAATCTTTTTCTAAACAAGTGAATATACAAGATAAACAAGAGTTTGGTTTGGAGCAGATTGAGAAGGTAGAAATTGTGACTTCAAGTACAGATGTTAATATTTTTTCAACGTCTGATTCTGGTATTACAGTAGATCTTCATGGTCGTTCATCACAAGGTGACGTGGACTTAGTTACGAGGGTAGTAGGCTCTACATTGAGGGTTGAAGTAAGCAAAAGAAATCGGTGGTTTTCCTTTGGACGTTCGCATGTAAGTTTAAAGTTAGATTTACCAGAGCAATTTCAGCAGGAGCTCCATATAACGTCAAGCTCTGGGGATATTTCAATTCATGATGAGGTTACATTAGATGTATTTTCAGCTAAAATGAGCTCAGGTGATGTAAAAAGTGTTCGAGGTACGATTAATATGCTAACGTTTGTAAGCTCTTCTGGTGACTTCAATGGTACTCAATTACAAACAAATGAAATCTCGCTTTCAAGTAGCTCTGGTAATATCGTAATTGATGGAGTTTCAGGTGAGATTAGAGGAAGGACATCTTCCGGGGATGTATTTTTATCCTATATAAATGAAAATGGTACAATTGACTTTCAAACAAGCTCCGGAGACATTGAGCTCCATATTCCACAACCTTCATTCACTTTAGAAGTTAATACGTCTTCAGGAAGTGTAGTAAGTAACTTGCCAATATCTTATACGAGCTTAGGGAAGAGGAATTATATAGGAACAGTTGGAGATGGAGCAAATCAAATCAATATTAGAACTTCATCAGGAGAAGTAGTGATTAGGTAA
- a CDS encoding PspA/IM30 family protein — MVFRRIRDITMATIHEGLNQIENPVSMLNQYLRDLDEEINKGKEAITKQMMLESKFQNQQQEMELLAAKRLKQAELALKAGEEVLARKAFYEKKRYEEKAEYYKDLAEKNQIEVLDLKENLEAMLEKFTQLRDKKNALLARANAARTKEKMHEAIVKFDSEQAEKGFARMEERIFEMETRNRVSMVDEKEFVGTPVLLDEKLEQEFTNLKQRVTN; from the coding sequence ATGGTATTTAGAAGAATTCGAGACATTACAATGGCAACAATTCACGAGGGATTAAATCAAATAGAAAATCCAGTAAGTATGTTAAACCAGTATTTACGTGATTTAGATGAGGAGATTAACAAAGGAAAAGAAGCAATTACTAAACAAATGATGTTAGAGTCAAAATTTCAAAATCAACAACAAGAAATGGAGCTCCTAGCTGCTAAAAGATTAAAACAGGCTGAATTAGCATTGAAGGCAGGAGAAGAGGTACTAGCTCGTAAGGCATTCTATGAAAAGAAACGATATGAAGAAAAGGCTGAGTATTACAAGGATTTAGCCGAAAAGAATCAAATTGAAGTATTGGATTTAAAAGAAAATCTAGAGGCAATGTTAGAGAAGTTCACTCAGTTACGTGATAAGAAAAATGCTCTACTTGCGAGAGCAAATGCAGCACGAACTAAAGAAAAAATGCATGAGGCAATCGTTAAATTTGATAGTGAACAAGCTGAAAAAGGTTTTGCAAGAATGGAAGAGCGAATCTTTGAAATGGAAACAAGAAATCGTGTATCAATGGTAGACGAGAAAGAATTTGTTGGAACTCCTGTACTATTAGATGAAAAACTAGAACAGGAATTTACTAACCTCAAGCAGAGGGTCACTAATTAA
- a CDS encoding LiaF transmembrane domain-containing protein, which produces MNWSGKALVGLLLLFVGGSLLLSTLGIHLGGLIGLALSALLIIYGYSKIQNGQKFFGGVVLALGTLILIGKSHLFIGILVSGAIIYFGYRLIKCSSYVQKADSNEGEVIIDGKGAKIESSFDDEWERIMEKK; this is translated from the coding sequence ATGAACTGGTCAGGAAAAGCGCTCGTAGGCTTGCTCTTGTTATTCGTCGGTGGAAGCTTATTACTTTCCACTTTAGGGATTCATTTAGGCGGATTAATTGGGTTAGCATTATCTGCGTTACTAATCATCTATGGTTATAGCAAAATCCAGAATGGACAGAAATTTTTTGGAGGTGTGGTCTTAGCTTTAGGTACACTTATCTTAATTGGGAAATCTCATCTTTTTATCGGGATACTCGTATCTGGAGCTATCATTTACTTTGGTTATCGTTTGATTAAGTGCTCTTCTTATGTACAAAAAGCTGATTCAAACGAAGGAGAAGTAATTATTGATGGAAAAGGTGCAAAGATTGAAAGCTCATTTGATGATGAGTGGGAAAGAATTATGGAGAAAAAATAA